In the Anastrepha obliqua isolate idAnaObli1 chromosome 1, idAnaObli1_1.0, whole genome shotgun sequence genome, one interval contains:
- the LOC129246034 gene encoding DDB1- and CUL4-associated factor 12 homolog, translating to MFEIRNKNTMVFTSMVKTIKHSVVGTYPSCHVPARLEERRAKARALRQERRRKPDKPDDFVTYDDSGSDEETPQQQEEVLNTSFNLCDYLRSRETGLKEQRSFNFENTSRYVLTHDMLRETQIHLGYINKVFCSKWLSNRQVVFGTKCNKLLVYDVNMRRVDAIPTLSNNRANHPEVQGGLHAIEINPSRSFLATGARNSADVAVYRLPTLDPVCVGENGHRDLIMGMCWLDDQFLVSGSKDSRLSLWRINEDLMDFPDGGKEACPTFATINPLCVKEVRTAQRIRSLCFNKEFKEIAALSLNGYIHIFNAETFKQKLSRKLPNCQDNVSIAYHSDGLYAVGCRSYTILLDARTLQTIKKITSRYNGCGIRATTFEGNLLTVGTGLGMLLFYDIRAGKYLESSVNASRTVALKCSKGIVYPEDEMDGFQQVKYVPAIYTHCYDSTGMRLFAAGGPLPATLVGNYAGVWQ from the exons ATGTTCGAGATACGCAACAAAAACACTATGGTCTTCACCTCCATGGTTAAGACTATAAAGCACAGTGTTGTAGGTACCTATCCTTCTTGTCATGTTCCGGCGCGTCTGGAGGAGCGACGTGCCAAGGCTCGGGCACTACGCCAAGAAAGACGCCGCAAACCCGATAAGCCCGACGATTTCGTGACTTATGACGACTCTGGCAGTGATGAAGAGACGCCACAACAACAAGAAGAAGTACTAAACACGTCATTTAATCTTTGCGATTACTTGCGCAGCAGAGAGACTGGTTTGAAGGAg CAACGCAGCTTCAATTTTGAGAATACTAGCCGTTATGTGCTCACGCATGATATGTTGCGAGAAACTCAAATACATCTGGGTTATATCAACAAGGTTTTTTGTTCCAAATGGCTTAGCAATAGGCAAGTGGTATTTGGCACCAAATGCAATAAG TTACTTGTATATGATGTGAATATGCGTCGCGTTGATGCCATCCCAACGCTTTCAAATAATCGGGCTAATCACCCAGAGGTACAGGGTGGTTTACATGCGATTGAAATCAATCCAAGTCGGTCATTCCTTGCCACTGGCGCACGCAATTCTGCTGATGTCGCAGTTTATCGGTTGCCGACACTTGATCCGGTTTGTGTGGGTGAGAACGGACATCGTGATCTAATTATGGGCATGTGCTGGTTGGATGATCAATTCCTGGTATCGGGCTCAAAAGATTCGCGGCTATCACTTTGGCGTATCAATGAAGATCTCATGGACTTTCCAGATGGCGGCAAGGAAGCATGCCCTACATTCGCCACTATTAATCCACTCTGTGTAAAAGAAGTGCGCACTGCACAGCGG ATTCGTTCACTCTGCTTCAATAAAGAATTTAAGGAGATCGCAGCACTTTCACTTAAtggctacatacatattttcaacgCAGAAACTTTTAAGCAAAAGCTATCTCGCAAACTGCCCAATTGTCAGGATAATGTGAGCATAGCATATCACAGCGACGGATTGTATGCTGTTGGCTGCCGTTCATATACAATACTTTTGGATGCACGCACGCTGCAG acaaTCAAGAAGATCACTTCGCGCTACAATGGCTGCGGTATACGTGCAACCACATTCGAAGGCAATCTTCTCACAGTTGGCACCGGGCTAGGTATGCTACTATTCTACGATATTCGTGCTGGTAAATATTTGGAGAGCAGCGTAAATGCCTCTCGTACAGTAGCGTTGAAATGTAGCAAAGGTATTGTG tATCCTGAGGATGAAATGGATGGCTTCCAACAAGTAAAATATGTACCAGCTATTTACACACACTGTTACGATAGCACTGGCATGCGTCTATTTGCCGCTGGTGGGCCCCTGCCAGCTACACTTGTCGGCAACTATGCAGGTGTTTGGCAGTAG
- the LOC129246050 gene encoding mediator of RNA polymerase II transcription subunit 31 isoform X2, with protein sequence MNAYAAIESEDQQKLRWQVELEFVQCLANPNYLNFLAQRGYFKDQAFINYLKYLQYWKEPEYAKYLMYPMCLYFLDLLQYEHFRREIVNSQCCKFIDDQAILQWQHYTRKRIKMFNSVNGMGQMNAADPGAIDPQQQQQQNAQQNQQQQGQQQPGVGNAPVGLQNGMVNNAQLQQQQPPQQAQQQPQQSIGNAAMGMPNGTNAAANSNN encoded by the exons ATGAACGCATACG CGGCTATCGAGTCAGAGGATCAACAAAAATTGCGATGGCAAGTTGAACTTGAATTCGTACAGTGTCTAGCCAATCCAAACTACTTGAact TTCTAGCCCAGCGCGGTTATTTCAAGGACCAAGCCTTTATTAATTATCTCAAATATTTGCAGTATTGGAAAGAGCCTGAATATGCTAAATACTTAATGTATCCAATGTGTTTATACTTTCTTGATCTCTTACAATACGAACACTTTCGACGTGAAATTGTCAATTCGCAATGTTGCAAATTTATCGATGATCAAGCCATTTTGCAGTGGCAACATTATACTCGTAAACGCATTAAAATGTTTAACAGCGTCAATGGTATGGGTCAGATGAATGCTGCTGATCCAGGTGCTATAGatccacaacaacagcaacagcaaaatgcgcagcaaaatcaacaacaacaaggacaACAACAACCGGGCGTTGGAAATGCACCTGTAGGTTTACAAAATGGCATGGTTAATAATGCACAGTTGCAGCAACAGCAGCCACCACaacaagcacaacaacaaccacagcaGAGTATTGGCAATGCAGCAATGGGTATGCCTAATGGAACTAATGCTGCCGCTAATAGTAATAACTGA
- the LOC129246050 gene encoding mediator of RNA polymerase II transcription subunit 31 isoform X1 — MAKMYGKGKTAIESEDQQKLRWQVELEFVQCLANPNYLNFLAQRGYFKDQAFINYLKYLQYWKEPEYAKYLMYPMCLYFLDLLQYEHFRREIVNSQCCKFIDDQAILQWQHYTRKRIKMFNSVNGMGQMNAADPGAIDPQQQQQQNAQQNQQQQGQQQPGVGNAPVGLQNGMVNNAQLQQQQPPQQAQQQPQQSIGNAAMGMPNGTNAAANSNN; from the exons ATGGCCAAGATGTATGGAAAGGGTAAGA CGGCTATCGAGTCAGAGGATCAACAAAAATTGCGATGGCAAGTTGAACTTGAATTCGTACAGTGTCTAGCCAATCCAAACTACTTGAact TTCTAGCCCAGCGCGGTTATTTCAAGGACCAAGCCTTTATTAATTATCTCAAATATTTGCAGTATTGGAAAGAGCCTGAATATGCTAAATACTTAATGTATCCAATGTGTTTATACTTTCTTGATCTCTTACAATACGAACACTTTCGACGTGAAATTGTCAATTCGCAATGTTGCAAATTTATCGATGATCAAGCCATTTTGCAGTGGCAACATTATACTCGTAAACGCATTAAAATGTTTAACAGCGTCAATGGTATGGGTCAGATGAATGCTGCTGATCCAGGTGCTATAGatccacaacaacagcaacagcaaaatgcgcagcaaaatcaacaacaacaaggacaACAACAACCGGGCGTTGGAAATGCACCTGTAGGTTTACAAAATGGCATGGTTAATAATGCACAGTTGCAGCAACAGCAGCCACCACaacaagcacaacaacaaccacagcaGAGTATTGGCAATGCAGCAATGGGTATGCCTAATGGAACTAATGCTGCCGCTAATAGTAATAACTGA
- the LOC129246043 gene encoding structure-specific endonuclease subunit SLX1 homolog: protein MASSYFYGVYLLCSLNPDKRFAGRCYIGFTVDPNRRINQHNRGKEFGGAKRTSNKGPWKMVMIVHGFPNNIAALQFEWAWQQPALSTRLKSYPELRRKNRKESHFEYNFRILSRMLNVGPWHRLPLTIRWLESEYECDFMLKPPAHMQIVSGDIILPKSQSSRQKRNEELSPPRAIWAHECHLCMQPIENPERSRIGCINSLCKLTCHIICLANYILASDESNRGHYIPIAGECPLCEEKFAWIDLLQRKRKLQANGVEQIEEEDDDDDEYDIDSDDYNGYKSDFSTEDAKSESESGSMLGINSKNDVDIENGHVTVRSEVPKEDDILDLCKNDDIIYVLSD, encoded by the exons ATGGCTAGTTCGTATTTCTATGGTGTGTATTTGCTCTGCAGCCTGAATCCTGATAAACGCTTCGCCGGGCGTTGCTATATAGGCTTCACTGTGGACCCTAATCGTCGAATAAATCAACACAATCGTGGTAAAGAATTTGGCGGTGCCAAACGTACCAGCAACAAAGGTCCTTGGAAAATGGTCATGATAGTACATGGATTTCCAAATAATATAGCGGCGCTGCAA TTTGAATGGGCATGGCAACAACCAGCGCTTTCCACACGCTTgaaatcatatccagagttgcGTCGCAAAAATCGAAAGGAAAGTCATTTTGAATATAACTTTCGCATTTTGAGCCGCATGTTAAATGTCGGTCCATGGCATCGTTTACCACTTACCATACGCTGGCTAGAAAGTGAATACGAATGTGATTTTATG TTAAAACCACCAGCGCATATGCAAATAGTGAGCGGTGATATTATACTACCAAAATCACAATCATCACGGCAAAAACGTAACGAGGAATTGTCACCACCACGCGCCATTTGGGCACACGAATGCCACTTGTGCATGCAGCCGATTGAAAATCCGGAACGTTCTCGTATTGGTTGTATAAATTCCCTGTGTAAGCTCACATGTCATATTATATGCCTAGCCAATTATATACTAGCCTCGGACGAGAGCAATCGTGGTCACTACATACCCATTGCTGGCGAGTGTCCGCTGTGCGAAGAAAAGTTTGCTTGGATTGATTTACTGCAGCGAAAACGTAAATTACAGGCAAATGGCGTGGAACAAATTGAAGaggaagatgatgatgatgatgaatatgACATTGACAGTGATGACTATAATGGTTACAAAAGTGATTTTAGCACCGAGGACGCTAAATCCGAGAGCGAAAGTGGTAGTATGCTCGGCATTAATTCTAAAAATGATGTTGATATTGAAAATGGGCATGTGACTGTAAGAAGTGAAGTCCCTAAAGAGGATGATATACTAGATTTATGTAAAAATGATGATATAATTTACGTGTTGAGTGACTAA